From the Chloroflexota bacterium genome, the window TCAAGCCGCCACATCCGAACCGCTCTTGGTCAAAGCACTGCGCGCCATGTCGCCGCAACATCGTCATGTTTTACTCGAATCGCATATCCAAGAACAGGTCGCGCGTGTATTGCGCGTTGCGCCATCGCGCTTGAATCCCGAACAGCCACTGACCGTGCTGGGAATTGATTCGGTCATGGCAGTGGATTTGGTAAGTGAACTCGAATCGAGTCTGGGTGTCACGTTGCCCATCGAATATCTAACGCGAGGCATCACGGCGTCTCAACTCGCTCTGCTGATCGCGGATCAATTCACCGCGCGACTGACTCCGCCAGCCCTGGTCGAAGAGCCGCTCGCCGAATACCCGCTCTCGCACGGTCAGCGCGCGTTGTGGTTCTTGCATCAACTGAATCCGGATAGCGGCGCGTACAACCTTGTGAATATTGTACGCATTACCGCGCCGATGGATGTGAAGGCAATGCAACGCGCGTTTGAAAAAATCGTCGAGCGACATCCCACGCTGCGGACGACATTTGCCGCGCCCGATGGCAATCCGATTCAACGCGTGCACGCGCGCATTCCCAGGTTCTTTTTCAGCGAGAATGCGGCGACGTGGAGCCAAGCGCAACTCGATGCGCGCTTGGCGGAAGAAGTGTATCGCCCCTTTGATTTGGAGCAGGGTCCGCTCATTCGCGTGAACGTGTTCACCCGTTCGCCGCACGAGTACGTCTTGTCGCTCGCGATGCATCACATCGTCACCGATCTCTGGTCTATCGCCGTGATTATGTACGAGTTGGGTGTGTTGTATCCGGCAGAGATGACCGGTGTGCCAGCCGTGTTGAAAATGCCGCGCACGCAATACGCCGATTTCATTCGCGAGCAAGACGCCATGCTCGCCAGCCCGGAAGGCGCGCGACATTGGGAATATTGGTCTCAGCAACTCGCCGGCGATCTCGTCCCGCTCGATTTGCCGACGGATCGTCCGCGTCCGCCGGCGCAATCCTACCACGGTTCATCGCAGACGATTCGCTTGGGCGCCGACCTGGCGCGGCGTCTCGACGCCATCGCGAAAACGCACGGCGCGCCACTGCACGCGCTTTTGCTCGCGGCATTTGAGACCTTGCTCTATCGCTACACCGGCCAAGACGATTTTCTGGTTGGCTCGCCCAAAGCCGGGCGCACTCAAAAGTGGGCGCGCGTCATCGGCTATTTCGTCAACCCGATTGTTCTGCGCGCCAATCTCGCCGGCAATCCCAGCTTTGTCGAATTGCTCGCCCGCGCACGACAAACGGTCGAAGATGCGTTCGCGCACGACGCCTTTCCGATTTCACTTCTCGTCGAAAGGTTGCAGCCGACACGCGACCTCAGTCGCTCGCCGCTTTTCCAGGTGATGTTTGCGTGGCAGAAAACGACGCGTCTCGTCGAAGGGCAAAGTTTAACTTCGCTGGCGTTGGCTGAACCAGGCAAGAACTTCATGCTCGATGGGATGACGCTTCAAGTGTATCCGATGCAAGAGCGCGTCGTTCCGTTCGATTTGCTCTTACAGATGGCAGAAGCCGACAACGATCTGGTTGCGTTGATGGAGTACAACGCCGATCTATTCGACGGCGCGACGATTGCGCGAATGCTGGGACATTTCCAAAATTTGCTCGAAGGCATCAGCGCCAATCCCAATTTACCAATTGCCGATTATCAATTCCTGTCCCTCGCCGAGCAACAACACTTTGTCGAATGGAACGCGCACGAAACGCGCGAACCATCTGCGCCGTGCATGCATCGCCTGATCGAGGCGCAAGTCGAGCGGACGCCGGAGTCGATTGCCGTCGCGCTGGGTGACGCGCAGTTGACGTATCGCGAATTGAACGCGCGGGCAAATCGGCTCGCACGGCATTTGCAGACGCTCGGCGTTGGACCCGAAGTGATCGTCGCGCTGTCCGTTGAACGATCACTGGATATGATCGTCGGTTTGCTCGGCATCCTCAAAGCCGGCGGCGCGTATTTACCGCTCGACCCGGCTTATCCGCGCGAACGTATCGCGTTTATGCTGAACGATTCGCAAGCCCGCATCCGGCTGACCCAGCAATCTCTGCTGAATCGTTTGCCGCATCATCACACCCCAACTCTTTGTCTCGATTCAGATTGGGATGCCATTGCGAAATGGGATGACGCCAATCTGCCGGACAGCGCGGCGTTGGATCATCTTGCGTATGTGCTCTACACCTCCGGCTCGACCGGCGAACCAAAAGGCGTGATGATCACGCACGACGCCATCGCGAATCATTGTCGCGATTGCCAACGCTATTACGAAATCACCGCGCAGGACCGCGCCCTGCAATTTGCCTCGCTCAACTTTGACGCGTCGCTCGAACAAATTTTTACCGCGTTGATTGCCGGCGCGCAGTTGGTTCTGCGCGGTCCCGAAATCCTCGACGCGCGGCGCTTTAACGAAATGGTCGCCGCGAATGCGTTGACCATCGTCAACGTTCCGCCGGCGTACTGGCATCAATGGGCGCAAGCATGCGCGGACGCAACCGATCTCTCGCCCAACCACCAGGTGCGCCTCGTCATCATCGGCGGCGACGTGGTTTTGCCAGAGATGCTCGCACTGTGGCGGCGCACGCCGATGCGCGGCGCGCGTTTACTCAACGCGTATGGTCCAACCGAGACGACGATCACCGCATTGACGTTCGAGGTCGAGGACCAGATTACGCACGATCCGCGCGTCCCGGTCGGTCGTCCGCTTGCCAATCGCGCCGCGTACATTTTGGATCGCATGGGCAATCCGGTGCCGGTCGGCGTCCCGGGTGAATTGCACATCGGCGGTGCGAGTCTGGCGCGCGGCTATCTCAATCGTCCTGAACTCACCGCAGAGAAATTTATCAATTACCAATTACCAATTGCCAATTGCCAATTGCCAATTCGCGTTTACAAGACCGGCGATCTCGCGCGGTTTCGCTCCGACGGCAACATCGAGTTCCTGGGTCGGCTCGACAATCAAATCAAGATTCGCGGTATTCGTGTCGAATTAGGGGAAATTGAAGCGGCGCTCAATCAACATCCCATCGTGCGCGAAGGGATTGTCATCGCGCGTGAAGATTCGGCGGGGGAAAAACAACTTGTGGCGTATGTTGTCGCGCGGGAGGATGGACAGCGACCGACCGCAAATGAGTTACGCGATTTTCTGCGCGCCAAACTGCCGGACTATATGGCGCCAGCCGCGTTTATTTTTCTCGACGCGTTACCGCTCAATGTGAGCGGCAAAGTAGATCGCCGCGCCTTGCCAATCCCCGACCTTGGGCGACCTGACCTAGCATCGTCGTACGTCGCGCCGCGCACAACCATCGAAGCAGAATTAGCGCGCGTGTGGGCGGCATTGCTCAAGGTCGAACGCGTAGGCATTCACGATAACTTTTTCGATTTGGGTGGACATTCGCTATTGGCAACGCAACTCGCGTCGCGAATTCGCGATACGTTCCAAGTTGAATTGCCCTTGCGTCGTTTCTTCGAATCCGCCACGATTGCAGATTTGAGCGTTCTGATTTCGTATCAAGTCGCGCAATCGAACAGCGCGGAGATAGATCAATTACTGGGAGAAATAGAAGCGCTTTCAGATGAGCAGGTGCAAGCGAGCTTGAATTCAGAAACACGTTGAAGAAAAATAGAACTACGGGACGAACAACCGTGTTGCCATCACGGCGTATCCCGTAGTTCCGTACAGTTAGGTCACCAAAGGGGGTATACCAATGAGTGACCTTGCGCAGCGTGTAGCCAATCTATCGCCAGAAAAACACGCGCTACTGATGATGCGGCTCAAGCAAGCCAAGACCTCCAAGCCGCAAATCATTCCGCGTCGCCCCGTCATGGACCCAGCGCCGCTGTCCTTTGCGCAACAGCGCCTGTGGTTCATTGACCAACTCGAACCGAATAGCCCGCTCTACAATATTCCCGCCGCGCTCTTGCTTACTGGCGCGCTGGATGTGGACGCGCTCACGCGCAGT encodes:
- a CDS encoding amino acid adenylation domain-containing protein, which gives rise to MNQSAESSTETFAYRDLVDLLQRKSFPQPHRKIYTFLDDGETQESYLTQDALDCRARAIGATLERLRATGQRALLLYPPGLEYIAGFFGCLYAGAVAVPAYPPDPARLNRTLPRLQAMIADAQASFILTTTEILSFAEFLFDQAPDLAALQWIATDTIPDSAAGDWRDPGISRDTLAFLQYTSGSTRTPRGVMLTHGNLLHNSALISQAFRVTPHSVGMVWLPPYHDMGLIGGILQPLFADVPCVLMSPVSFLQRPFRWLQAISRYHATISGGPNFAYDLCVRKTTPEQRATLDLSSWSLAFNGAEPIRPETLDRFAETFAPCGFRREAFYPCYGLAEATLIATGSLKREPPVLFTIQKSALEHNQVIPSRRDDPDAQTLVGCGQALQEIALVDPGSLTRCAPDHVGEIWIAGPSVAQGYWNQPAETHTVFHARLADDDSDFMRTGDLGFVHDGELFVTGRIKDLVIIRGRNHYPQDIELTVESCHTALRPGCGAAFSIDVNGAEELVIMNEVDTRQEFDADAIVNAIRQAVAEAHDVQVYAVVLIEPRSIPKTSSGKIQRHACRAEYLAGTLEIVKVSVMEIASIAKDQAATSEPLLVKALRAMSPQHRHVLLESHIQEQVARVLRVAPSRLNPEQPLTVLGIDSVMAVDLVSELESSLGVTLPIEYLTRGITASQLALLIADQFTARLTPPALVEEPLAEYPLSHGQRALWFLHQLNPDSGAYNLVNIVRITAPMDVKAMQRAFEKIVERHPTLRTTFAAPDGNPIQRVHARIPRFFFSENAATWSQAQLDARLAEEVYRPFDLEQGPLIRVNVFTRSPHEYVLSLAMHHIVTDLWSIAVIMYELGVLYPAEMTGVPAVLKMPRTQYADFIREQDAMLASPEGARHWEYWSQQLAGDLVPLDLPTDRPRPPAQSYHGSSQTIRLGADLARRLDAIAKTHGAPLHALLLAAFETLLYRYTGQDDFLVGSPKAGRTQKWARVIGYFVNPIVLRANLAGNPSFVELLARARQTVEDAFAHDAFPISLLVERLQPTRDLSRSPLFQVMFAWQKTTRLVEGQSLTSLALAEPGKNFMLDGMTLQVYPMQERVVPFDLLLQMAEADNDLVALMEYNADLFDGATIARMLGHFQNLLEGISANPNLPIADYQFLSLAEQQHFVEWNAHETREPSAPCMHRLIEAQVERTPESIAVALGDAQLTYRELNARANRLARHLQTLGVGPEVIVALSVERSLDMIVGLLGILKAGGAYLPLDPAYPRERIAFMLNDSQARIRLTQQSLLNRLPHHHTPTLCLDSDWDAIAKWDDANLPDSAALDHLAYVLYTSGSTGEPKGVMITHDAIANHCRDCQRYYEITAQDRALQFASLNFDASLEQIFTALIAGAQLVLRGPEILDARRFNEMVAANALTIVNVPPAYWHQWAQACADATDLSPNHQVRLVIIGGDVVLPEMLALWRRTPMRGARLLNAYGPTETTITALTFEVEDQITHDPRVPVGRPLANRAAYILDRMGNPVPVGVPGELHIGGASLARGYLNRPELTAEKFINYQLPIANCQLPIRVYKTGDLARFRSDGNIEFLGRLDNQIKIRGIRVELGEIEAALNQHPIVREGIVIAREDSAGEKQLVAYVVAREDGQRPTANELRDFLRAKLPDYMAPAAFIFLDALPLNVSGKVDRRALPIPDLGRPDLASSYVAPRTTIEAELARVWAALLKVERVGIHDNFFDLGGHSLLATQLASRIRDTFQVELPLRRFFESATIADLSVLISYQVAQSNSAEIDQLLGEIEALSDEQVQASLNSETR